The Christiangramia flava JLT2011 genome has a segment encoding these proteins:
- the sufB gene encoding Fe-S cluster assembly protein SufB has product MAYTEDDLKKELESKEYEYGFYTDIESDTLPVGLNEDIVRAISKKKEEPEWMTEWRLEAFRYWEEMVEPDWANVHYKKPDFQNISYYSAPNKKPKYDSLDDVDPELLDTFKKLGISIDEQKKLAGVAVDVVMDSVSVTTTFKKTLAEKGIIFCSISEAIKEHPELVKKYIGSVVPKKDNFYAALNSAVFSDGSFCYIPKGVRCPMELSTYFRINQAGTGQFERTLVIADEDSYVSYLEGCTAPMRDENQLHAAVVELIALDGAEIKYSTVQNWFPGGKDGKGGVFNFVTKRGLCEKNAKISWTQVETGSAVTWKYPSCILKGDNSVGEFYSIAVTNNFQQADTGTKMIHLGKNTKSTIISKGISAGKSQNSYRGLVQVNRRAENARNFSQCDSLLMGNKCGAHTFPYIEVNNKSAKVEHEATTSKIGEDQIFYCNQRGIDTEKAIALIVNGFSKEVLNKLPMEFAVEAQKLLEISLEGSVG; this is encoded by the coding sequence ATGGCATATACCGAAGATGATTTAAAGAAAGAACTGGAATCCAAAGAATACGAATACGGTTTTTACACCGATATCGAATCTGATACGCTTCCTGTTGGTTTGAATGAAGATATCGTTCGGGCAATTTCGAAGAAGAAAGAAGAGCCGGAATGGATGACCGAATGGCGCCTCGAGGCTTTCCGCTACTGGGAAGAGATGGTGGAGCCAGACTGGGCGAATGTTCATTACAAAAAACCAGATTTTCAAAATATCAGTTATTATTCGGCACCCAACAAAAAGCCGAAATATGACAGTTTAGACGATGTGGATCCAGAATTGCTGGATACCTTCAAAAAGCTGGGAATCTCTATTGATGAGCAGAAGAAATTGGCTGGTGTGGCCGTTGATGTAGTGATGGATTCGGTTTCTGTAACCACTACTTTTAAAAAGACACTTGCTGAAAAAGGCATTATTTTCTGTTCGATTTCTGAAGCGATCAAAGAACACCCGGAACTGGTAAAAAAATATATCGGTTCGGTAGTTCCGAAGAAAGATAACTTTTATGCGGCGTTGAATTCCGCAGTATTTAGTGATGGGTCTTTCTGTTATATTCCAAAAGGTGTTAGATGCCCTATGGAACTTTCCACCTATTTCCGAATCAACCAGGCAGGAACAGGACAGTTCGAAAGGACCCTGGTTATTGCAGATGAAGACAGTTACGTGAGTTATCTTGAAGGTTGTACCGCGCCGATGCGGGATGAAAACCAGTTGCATGCCGCAGTAGTGGAGCTTATCGCGCTGGATGGAGCAGAGATTAAGTACAGTACGGTACAAAACTGGTTCCCCGGAGGGAAAGACGGGAAAGGCGGGGTTTTTAACTTCGTAACCAAACGCGGACTTTGCGAAAAGAACGCCAAGATCTCCTGGACCCAGGTTGAAACGGGTTCTGCCGTAACCTGGAAATATCCTAGCTGTATCCTGAAAGGGGATAATTCAGTTGGAGAATTCTATTCGATTGCGGTGACCAACAATTTTCAGCAGGCAGATACGGGAACCAAAATGATCCATCTTGGAAAAAATACCAAGAGCACGATTATTTCCAAAGGTATTTCCGCGGGAAAATCACAGAACTCGTATCGTGGGCTGGTTCAGGTAAATCGCCGTGCAGAAAACGCAAGGAATTTTTCACAATGTGATTCCCTTTTGATGGGGAATAAATGCGGGGCGCATACGTTCCCGTATATCGAGGTGAATAATAAATCGGCAAAAGTGGAGCATGAGGCTACGACCAGTAAGATCGGGGAGGACCAAATCTTCTATTGTAACCAACGAGGTATTGATACTGAAAAAGCGATCGCCCTGATCGTGAACGGTTTCAGTAAAGAAGTACTGAATAAATTGCCGATGGAATTTGCTGTAGAGGCGCAAAAATTATTGGAAATTTCACTGGAAGGTTCTGTAGGATAG
- a CDS encoding HesB/IscA family protein, translated as MIKVSNEAKTKISALMTEEGFNAQTDYVRVGVRSGGCSGLSYELKFDKSQNEGDKVFEDNDVKIVVDKRSVLYLAGTILEYSGGLNGKGFVFNNPNAQRTCGCGESFSL; from the coding sequence ATGATTAAAGTAAGTAACGAGGCTAAAACGAAGATCTCTGCTCTGATGACCGAGGAAGGTTTCAACGCTCAAACCGATTATGTTCGAGTGGGCGTTCGAAGCGGTGGATGTTCGGGGTTATCGTATGAATTGAAATTCGATAAGTCTCAAAATGAAGGGGATAAGGTGTTTGAAGACAACGATGTGAAGATCGTGGTAGACAAACGAAGTGTGTTGTACCTTGCCGGAACCATTTTGGAATATTCTGGTGGGTTGAACGGCAAAGGTTTTGTGTTCAATAACCCGAATGCACAGCGGACCTGTGGATGTGGCGAAAGTTTTTCGCTATAG
- the thiL gene encoding thiamine-phosphate kinase codes for MFENSQEQRTNLSELGEFGLIDHLTKQLESKQESTIKGIGDDAAVIDFKHKQTLVSTDFLVEGVHFDLAYMPLKHLGYKAVMVNLSDIYAMNGTASQVTVSIAVSNRFPVEALEELYAGIQLAAKMYQVDVVGGDTTSSTSGLIISVTAIGYAEEKEVVYRSGAKANDLLVVTGDLGAAYMGLQILEREKQVFKANPNAQPDLDQYTYLIERQLKPEARKDIPPLLKALDVKPTSMIDISDGLSSEIIHLCKNSKVGANLFEEKIPLDPALISVCEEFELDSTTVALSGGEDYELLFTIDQGDYDKIKGNPNLTVIGHIAEEKEGMHLITRANQKLPLIARGWNSMPKED; via the coding sequence ATGTTTGAAAATAGTCAGGAACAACGTACAAACCTTTCAGAGCTTGGAGAATTTGGGCTTATTGACCATCTCACCAAACAGCTCGAAAGCAAACAGGAATCAACGATCAAAGGCATTGGTGATGATGCCGCGGTAATCGATTTCAAGCACAAGCAAACGCTTGTGAGTACCGATTTCCTGGTGGAAGGAGTTCATTTTGACCTGGCCTATATGCCATTGAAGCATTTGGGATACAAAGCGGTCATGGTAAATTTGTCAGACATTTATGCGATGAACGGAACGGCCAGCCAGGTCACCGTGAGCATAGCCGTTTCCAATCGTTTCCCGGTCGAAGCCCTGGAAGAGCTGTATGCCGGGATTCAACTGGCGGCCAAAATGTATCAGGTAGATGTGGTGGGTGGCGACACGACCTCCTCAACATCCGGGCTTATCATTTCAGTTACCGCAATAGGTTATGCGGAAGAAAAAGAAGTTGTTTACCGCTCTGGTGCGAAAGCCAATGATCTTTTGGTGGTAACCGGTGATCTTGGAGCCGCTTATATGGGACTTCAGATTCTGGAACGCGAAAAGCAAGTTTTTAAAGCAAATCCGAATGCCCAGCCAGATCTCGATCAATATACTTACCTCATCGAAAGACAGCTGAAACCGGAAGCCCGGAAAGACATCCCGCCGCTCTTGAAAGCTCTTGACGTGAAGCCAACCTCGATGATCGACATTAGTGACGGACTTTCTTCTGAAATCATTCATTTGTGTAAAAATTCCAAAGTAGGCGCCAATCTTTTCGAAGAAAAAATTCCGCTTGATCCTGCATTGATTTCAGTTTGTGAGGAGTTTGAACTGGACAGCACGACTGTGGCGCTCAGCGGTGGTGAAGACTATGAATTACTGTTCACCATCGACCAGGGAGACTATGATAAAATCAAAGGAAACCCAAATTTAACGGTTATCGGGCATATCGCGGAAGAAAAAGAAGGGATGCACCTCATCACCAGGGCCAATCAAAAACTACCACTGATCGCCCGCGGCTGGAACTCGATGCCCAAAGAAGATTAA
- a CDS encoding alpha/beta fold hydrolase, producing the protein MMEIQFRNKNVHYTSAGKGNPLVLLHGFLEDSRIWDELVNDLQKSRQVICIDLPGHGKTDGFAEIHEMSLMAEVVKAVTDHVGIGGFSIAGHSMGGYVSLEFLRKFPKMLKAVVLINSTPAEDSVEKKAIRDKSVRLVGRNKKAFVSMAISNLYTDESRKLFAAEIDSLKKRAGQLSAKNIQAALKGMKIRTNYVMELQSFDKQKLFIASEDDPILDINGLKLLAEECRADFVPLKRGHNSYMEDRDNLTKTMHFID; encoded by the coding sequence ATGATGGAAATACAGTTTCGAAATAAGAATGTGCATTATACCAGCGCAGGGAAAGGAAATCCGCTGGTTTTGTTACACGGATTTCTGGAAGATTCCCGGATATGGGACGAACTGGTGAATGATCTTCAGAAATCGCGGCAGGTAATTTGCATCGATTTGCCCGGCCACGGAAAAACCGATGGATTTGCTGAGATTCACGAAATGTCTTTGATGGCCGAAGTGGTAAAGGCAGTGACAGATCATGTTGGAATAGGGGGATTTAGCATTGCCGGTCACAGCATGGGTGGCTACGTGAGTTTGGAATTTCTACGGAAATTTCCTAAGATGTTGAAAGCGGTGGTGTTGATTAATTCAACACCGGCTGAAGATTCTGTAGAAAAGAAGGCGATCAGGGATAAATCGGTCAGGCTGGTGGGAAGAAATAAAAAGGCATTTGTGAGCATGGCAATTTCTAATTTGTATACCGATGAAAGCAGGAAATTATTCGCTGCGGAAATTGACTCTTTGAAGAAACGAGCCGGTCAACTTTCAGCAAAAAACATTCAGGCAGCATTAAAAGGTATGAAAATTCGTACAAATTATGTAATGGAGCTTCAATCTTTCGATAAACAGAAGCTTTTCATCGCTTCGGAAGATGACCCGATATTGGATATCAATGGATTAAAGCTTCTGGCAGAGGAATGTCGGGCAGATTTTGTTCCGTTGAAAAGAGGGCATAATTCCTATATGGAAGATCGAGATAATTTAACAAAAACTATGCATTTCATCGATTAA
- a CDS encoding aminopeptidase P family protein gives MKYDKIDSKLFVKNRKNFMEKMKPNSLAVFNSNDIYPIGADSTMPFQQNRDIFYLSGVDQDKSILVLFPDAPDPKHREILFLTETNDHIAVWEGAKLTKDDAFETSGIKTVYWLKDFDRVFFEVMTQCDTVYLNTNEHYRAAHETETRDDRFIKWCKEKYPAHQVAKANPILQRLRSVKDPIELDLMQKACDITEKAFRRTLGFVKPGVWEYEIEAEYYHEMIRNRSKGFAYTPIIASGKNACVLHYIENNAQCKEGELILLDTGAEYANYSSDLSRTIPVSGKFTKRQKEVYNAVNKVKNEATKLLVPGTLWKEYHVEVGKMMTSELLGLGLLDKADVQNEDPDWPAYKKYFMHGTSHHIGLDTHDYGILTEPMEANQVFTVEPGIYIPDEGFGIRLEDDVVIQEKGEPFNLMRNIPIEADEIEEIMNS, from the coding sequence ATGAAATACGATAAAATCGATTCAAAACTGTTCGTGAAAAACCGCAAGAACTTCATGGAGAAAATGAAGCCGAACAGTCTGGCGGTTTTTAATTCGAATGATATTTATCCAATTGGGGCCGACAGTACCATGCCTTTTCAGCAGAACAGGGATATTTTTTACCTGAGCGGTGTGGATCAGGACAAAAGTATCCTGGTTTTATTTCCCGATGCACCAGATCCAAAACATCGCGAAATTCTTTTCCTGACTGAAACAAACGATCATATCGCGGTTTGGGAAGGTGCGAAACTTACCAAAGACGATGCTTTTGAGACCAGCGGAATTAAAACCGTTTACTGGCTGAAGGATTTTGATCGTGTGTTTTTTGAAGTGATGACGCAGTGCGATACCGTTTACCTGAATACTAATGAACATTATCGCGCCGCACACGAAACCGAAACCCGCGATGACCGCTTTATTAAATGGTGTAAGGAGAAATATCCGGCGCACCAGGTAGCAAAAGCAAATCCTATTCTACAAAGATTGCGTTCCGTTAAAGATCCAATTGAGCTGGATCTAATGCAGAAGGCTTGTGATATCACCGAAAAGGCATTCCGAAGAACACTTGGTTTTGTAAAGCCGGGCGTTTGGGAATACGAGATTGAAGCAGAATATTACCATGAAATGATCAGGAATCGATCTAAAGGTTTTGCTTACACGCCAATTATCGCCAGTGGGAAAAATGCCTGCGTGCTGCATTATATTGAGAACAATGCGCAGTGTAAGGAAGGCGAATTGATTTTGCTTGATACCGGTGCGGAATATGCCAATTATTCCAGTGATTTAAGTAGAACGATCCCGGTTTCCGGAAAGTTTACCAAAAGACAGAAAGAAGTTTACAATGCTGTGAATAAGGTGAAGAATGAGGCCACAAAATTGCTTGTTCCGGGAACTCTTTGGAAAGAATATCATGTGGAAGTTGGAAAAATGATGACTTCGGAATTATTAGGCCTGGGATTGTTGGATAAGGCTGATGTTCAGAATGAAGATCCAGACTGGCCGGCCTACAAGAAATATTTCATGCACGGAACTTCACACCATATTGGTCTTGATACACATGATTACGGAATTTTGACCGAGCCTATGGAAGCCAACCAGGTTTTCACGGTGGAACCGGGAATTTACATTCCAGATGAAGGTTTCGGAATTAGATTGGAAGATGATGTGGTGATCCAGGAAAAAGGAGAGCCATTCAATTTGATGCGAAACATTCCTATCGAAGCCGATGAGATTGAAGAGATCATGAATTCTTAA